A window of the Lactuca sativa cultivar Salinas chromosome 7, Lsat_Salinas_v11, whole genome shotgun sequence genome harbors these coding sequences:
- the LOC111894618 gene encoding ferric reduction oxidase 2 translates to MKLIKELAMLVFVGYLFLWVITPTYVYKQKWLVRVRAHTTSTYFGTQGPTMLLYTFPVLLMAVAGSIYLHLKKKSNRNRDQGHKEATSDNLTIWRRPMIVKTLGIVTKIELAFFIMFIALLVWSFTEYLHLSFAKITPQSAALYGEKVWESKLASVALQFGLIGNICLAFMFFPVTRGSSLLPLFGLTSEASVKYHIWLGHIVMTLFTSHGVCYIICWIVTKQTSEMLKWAKTDISVVAGEVSLVAGLIMWATTFPQIRRKMFEVFFYTHHLYIIFIVFFVFHVGIGYASIMLPGFYLFMMDRFLRFLQSRGSVRLISTRILPCETLELNFSKSQGLHYTPTSIIFINVPSISKTQWHPFTITSSSNLEPEKLSVMIKGEGSWSKKLYQILSSPNPVDRLDVCVEGPYGPISTNFLRHDMIIMVSGGSGITPFISIFRELVFTTETLKCNAPKILMISVFKDSSDLTMLELLLPTHGTPTEFSKLELQIEAYVTREKQQPTNDKKQVQTIWLKPNPSDAPITPILGQNGWLWLGAIISCSFMIFLLSMGALTRFYIYPIDKNTYKVYSYASRGALNMLLICTSIVVTCSLGFLWNKKKNATDSKKIQNMEGATPIGTPNSLFYNADRELESLPQQSLIQSTNVHFGERPDLKRMLFEQKESSVGVLVCGPKKMRHEVANICSAGLASNLHFESISFSW, encoded by the exons ATGAAGCTAATCAAAGAGCTTGCGATGTTGGTGTTTGTAGGGTACCTCTTCCTATGGGTGATAACTCCAACCTATGTCTACAAGCAAAAGTGGCTCGTTAGGGTTCGAGCCCACACCACTTCGACTTACTTTGGAACTCAAG GTCCAACGATGTTGCTCTATACATTCCCTGTTCTATTAATGGCTGTCGCTGGGAGTATATATCTCCATTTGAAGAAAAAGTCGAACCGAAACCGGGATCAAGG ACACAAAGAAGCTACCAGTGATAACTTGACCATATGGAGAAGGCCCATGATCGTTAAAACTCTAGGAATCGTCACAAAAATTGAGCTTGCTTTCTTCATTATGTTTATTGCTCTTCTTGTCTGGTCTTTCACGGAATACTTACATCTAAGTTTTGCaaaaattacccctcaatcggcAGCTCTCTATGGAGAGAAAGT TTGGGAATCAAAATTGGCTTCGGTGGCCCTACAATTCGGGCTAATTGGAAACATATGTCTAGCATTTATGTTTTTCCCGGTGACTCGAGGCTCATCTTTACTGCCATTGTTTGGTCTTACTTCCGAGGCAAGTGTCAAGTATCACATATGGCTCGGGCATATCGTTATGACCCTCTTCACTTCTCATGGTGTTTGTTACATTATTTGTTGGATTGTAACAAAGCAAACATCAGAG ATGTTGAAATGGGCGAAAACCGATATATCTGTTGTTGCGGGAGAGGTGTCTTTGGTGGCAGGATTGATCATGTGGGCAACAACATTCCCTCAAATTAGGCGAAAGATGTTTGAGGTTTTCTTCTACACTCACCATTTGTACATCATCTTCATTGTATTCTTCGTGTTCCATGTCGGCATAGGTTATGCCTCCATCATGCTTCCTGGATTCTACCTCTTCATGATGGATCGGTTCTTGAGATTCTTGCAATCAAGGGGGAGTGTTCGTTTGATTTCTACCCGTATTCTTCCATGTGAAACTCTTGAGCTCAACTTTTCCAAGAGCCAAG GTTTGCATTACACGCCAACGAGCATCATATTCATCAATGTTCCAAGCATTTCAAAGACTCAATGGCATCCATTCACAATTACTTCAAGTAGCAATTTAGAGCCTGAGAAGCTAAGTGTTATGATAAAAGGTGAAGGGAGTTGGTCTAAGAAGCTTTATCAAATCTTATCATCCCCAAACCCTGTTGATCGGCTTGATGTATGTGTTGAAGGACCTTATGGACCTATCTCAACTAATTTCCTAAG GCACGATATGATAATAATGGTGAGTGGAGGAAGTGGGATCACACCGTTTATCTCAATATTTAGGGAGCTTGTTTTCACCACCGAAACCTTGAAATGTAATGCTCCAAAGATACTCATGATTAGTGTCTTTAAAGACTCTTCTGATCTCACCATGCTAGAATTGCTCTTACCGACACATGGTACACCTACAGAATTTTCAAAATTAGAACTACAAATTGAGGCTTATGTGACAAGAGAGAAGCAACAACCGACTAATGATAAGAAACAAGTGCAAACCATTTGGCTCAAACCGAACCCTTCTGATGCACCCATAACCCCTATTTTAGGACAAAATGGTTGGTTATGGCTTGGTGCGattatttcttgttcttttatgatttttcttCTATCTATGGGAGCCTTAACACGATTCTACATCTACCCTATCGATAAAAACACATACAAAGTGTACTCGTATGCATCGAGAGGGGCATTGAATATGTTGCTCATCTGTACGTCTATAGTGGTAACATGTAGTTTGGGTTTTTTGTGGAATAAGAAGAAAAATGCAACAGATTCAAAGAAAATTCAAAACATGGAGGGAGCAACACCCATTGGCACGCCTAATTCACTGTTTTATAATGCGGATAGAGAGCTCGAAAGCCTGCCCCAGCAGTCGCTCATTCAGTCTACAAATGTGCATTTCGGTGAAAGGCCAGATCTTAAGA GAATGTTGTTTGAGCAAAAGGAATCAAGTGTTGGAGTTCTTGTTTGTGGACCAAAGAAGATGAGACATGAGGTTGCAAACATATGCTCAGCAGGATTGGCTTCAAACTTGCATTTTGAGTCCATAAGTTTTAGTTGGTGA